A stretch of the Ictidomys tridecemlineatus isolate mIctTri1 chromosome 5, mIctTri1.hap1, whole genome shotgun sequence genome encodes the following:
- the Slco4a1 gene encoding solute carrier organic anion transporter family member 4A1 isoform X2 — MKPEWAARCAQSAERSAAAGPTGRINPVTGFPLSHLACDCLRDLLKPSPWGKMPQHVTVDKGFLSMPQLLFPSMPSATENGIDPTLPGITPVSLCSPHSPLDSCGQLLCEPRAEKHSSLGPREVRYVSVSEGPQDTECGWRAFAPRCLQVFNTPKGLLFFLCAASFLQGMTVNGFINTVITSIERRFDLHSYQSGLIASSYDIAACVCLTFVSYFGGNGHKPRWLGWGVLVLGSGSLVFALPHFTAGHYEVEVDEGARTCPANQSVVCADSTSGLSRYRLVFMLGQFLHGMGATPLYTLGVTYLDENVKSSYSPVYIAIFYTAAILGPAAGYLVGGAMLNVYTELGQRTELTTESPQWVGAWWIGFLGAGAAAFLIAIPILGYPRRLPGSQRYVAMRAAEAQQRERGHEAASNPARGRTIRDLPLSMWRLLKNPTFILLCLAGATEATLIAAMSTFGPKFLEAQFSLSASEAATLFGYLVVPAGGGGTLLGGYFVNRFKLRGSGTVRFCLLCTLISLLCFLVFLTHCPNVPVAGVTAGYGGR; from the exons GATCAACCCGGTCACTGGATTTCCGCTCAGCCACTTGGCCTGCGACTGTCTCAGGGACCTACTGAAGCCCTCGCCCTGGGGCAAGATGCCCCAGCATGTCACGGTGGACAAGGGCTTCCTTTCCATGCCGCAGCTCCTCTTTCCCAGCATGCCCTCGGCCACTGAAAACGGGATTGACCCCACCCTGCCTGGCATCACCCCCGTCTCCCTGTGCTCCCCCCACAGCCCCCTGGACTCCTGCGGCCAGCTCCTGTGTGAGCCCAGGGCTGAGAAGCACAGCAGCCTGGGGCCCCGTGAGGTGCGCTACGTCTCCGTCTCTGAGGGTCCCCAGGACACAGAGTGCGGCTGGCGGGCCTTCGCACCCCGGTGCCTGCAGGTCTTCAACACGCCCAAGGGCCTCCTGTTCTTCCTGTGCGCGGCCTCCTTCCTGCAGGGTATGACCGTGAACGGCTTCATCAACACGGTCATCACCTCCATCGAGCGCCGCTTCGACCTGCACAGCTACCAGAGCGGGCTCATCGCCAGCAGCTACGACATCGCCGCCTGCGTCTGCCTCACCTTCGTCAGCTACTTTGGGGGCAACGGGCACAAGCCTCGCTGGCTGGGCTGGGGCGTGCTGGTGCTGGGCAGCGGCTCGCTGGTGTTCGCGCTGCCCCACTTCACGGCCGGCCACTACGAGGTGGAGGTGGATGAAGGGGCCAGGACGTGCCCGGCCAACCAGAGCGTGGTGTGTGCGGACAGCACCTCAGGCCTGTCCCGCTACCGGCTGGTCTTCATGCTGGGCCAGTTCCTGCACGGCATGGGCGCCACGCCCCTCTACACGCTGGGTGTCACCTACCTGGATGAGAACGTCAAGTCCAGTTATTCGCCCGTCTACATCG CCATCTTCTACACCGCGGCCATCTTGGGCCCTGCTGCTGGCTATCTGGTTGGAGGTGCCATGCTGAACGTGTACACGGAGTTGGGCCAACG GACAGAGCTGACCACGGAGAGTCCGCAGTGGGTTGGTGCCTGGTGGATCGGCTTCCTGGGTGCTGGGGCTGCGGCCTTCCTCATCGCCATCCCTATCCTCGGCTACCCCCGGCGGCTACCAG GCTCCCAGCGCTACGTGGCCATGAGGGCAGCAGAAGCACAGCAGAGAGAGCGCGGCCACGAGGCAGCGAGCAACCCGGCCCGCGGGAGGACCATCCGAGACCTGCCCCT CTCCATGTGGCGCCTCCTGAAGAACCCCACGTTCATCCTGCTCTGCCTGGCGGGGGCTACCGAGGCCACACTCATCGCCGCCATGTCCACGTTCGGACCCAAGTTCCTCGAGGCCCAGTTCAGCCTGAGCGCCTCCGAAGCTGCCACCTTGTTTG GGTACCTGGTGGTGCCGGCGGGTGGTGGAGGCACGCTCCTGGGCGGCTACTTCGTGAACAGGTTCAAGCTCCGCGGCTCTGGGACCGTCCGGTTCTGCCTGCTGTGCACCCTGATCAGCCTGCTGTGCTTCTTGGTCTTCCTCACACACTGCCCCAACGTGCCCGTAGCGGGCGTGACGGCTGGCTATGGTGGAAGGTGA
- the Slco4a1 gene encoding solute carrier organic anion transporter family member 4A1 isoform X1 — protein sequence MKPEWAARCAQSAERSAAAGPTGRINPVTGFPLSHLACDCLRDLLKPSPWGKMPQHVTVDKGFLSMPQLLFPSMPSATENGIDPTLPGITPVSLCSPHSPLDSCGQLLCEPRAEKHSSLGPREVRYVSVSEGPQDTECGWRAFAPRCLQVFNTPKGLLFFLCAASFLQGMTVNGFINTVITSIERRFDLHSYQSGLIASSYDIAACVCLTFVSYFGGNGHKPRWLGWGVLVLGSGSLVFALPHFTAGHYEVEVDEGARTCPANQSVVCADSTSGLSRYRLVFMLGQFLHGMGATPLYTLGVTYLDENVKSSYSPVYIAIFYTAAILGPAAGYLVGGAMLNVYTELGQRADHGESAVGWCLVDRLPGCWGCGLPHRHPYPRLPPAATRLPALRGHEGSRSTAERARPRGSEQPGPREDHPRPAPLHVAPPEEPHVHPALPGGGYRGHTHRRHVHVRTQVPRGPVQPERLRSCHLVWVPGGAGGWWRHAPGRLLREQVQAPRLWDRPVLPAVHPDQPAVLLGLPHTLPQRARSGRDGWLWWKVRPSSWCHTNGHW from the exons GATCAACCCGGTCACTGGATTTCCGCTCAGCCACTTGGCCTGCGACTGTCTCAGGGACCTACTGAAGCCCTCGCCCTGGGGCAAGATGCCCCAGCATGTCACGGTGGACAAGGGCTTCCTTTCCATGCCGCAGCTCCTCTTTCCCAGCATGCCCTCGGCCACTGAAAACGGGATTGACCCCACCCTGCCTGGCATCACCCCCGTCTCCCTGTGCTCCCCCCACAGCCCCCTGGACTCCTGCGGCCAGCTCCTGTGTGAGCCCAGGGCTGAGAAGCACAGCAGCCTGGGGCCCCGTGAGGTGCGCTACGTCTCCGTCTCTGAGGGTCCCCAGGACACAGAGTGCGGCTGGCGGGCCTTCGCACCCCGGTGCCTGCAGGTCTTCAACACGCCCAAGGGCCTCCTGTTCTTCCTGTGCGCGGCCTCCTTCCTGCAGGGTATGACCGTGAACGGCTTCATCAACACGGTCATCACCTCCATCGAGCGCCGCTTCGACCTGCACAGCTACCAGAGCGGGCTCATCGCCAGCAGCTACGACATCGCCGCCTGCGTCTGCCTCACCTTCGTCAGCTACTTTGGGGGCAACGGGCACAAGCCTCGCTGGCTGGGCTGGGGCGTGCTGGTGCTGGGCAGCGGCTCGCTGGTGTTCGCGCTGCCCCACTTCACGGCCGGCCACTACGAGGTGGAGGTGGATGAAGGGGCCAGGACGTGCCCGGCCAACCAGAGCGTGGTGTGTGCGGACAGCACCTCAGGCCTGTCCCGCTACCGGCTGGTCTTCATGCTGGGCCAGTTCCTGCACGGCATGGGCGCCACGCCCCTCTACACGCTGGGTGTCACCTACCTGGATGAGAACGTCAAGTCCAGTTATTCGCCCGTCTACATCG CCATCTTCTACACCGCGGCCATCTTGGGCCCTGCTGCTGGCTATCTGGTTGGAGGTGCCATGCTGAACGTGTACACGGAGTTGGGCCAACG AGCTGACCACGGAGAGTCCGCAGTGGGTTGGTGCCTGGTGGATCGGCTTCCTGGGTGCTGGGGCTGCGGCCTTCCTCATCGCCATCCCTATCCTCGGCTACCCCCGGCGGCTACCAG GCTCCCAGCGCTACGTGGCCATGAGGGCAGCAGAAGCACAGCAGAGAGAGCGCGGCCACGAGGCAGCGAGCAACCCGGCCCGCGGGAGGACCATCCGAGACCTGCCCCT CTCCATGTGGCGCCTCCTGAAGAACCCCACGTTCATCCTGCTCTGCCTGGCGGGGGCTACCGAGGCCACACTCATCGCCGCCATGTCCACGTTCGGACCCAAGTTCCTCGAGGCCCAGTTCAGCCTGAGCGCCTCCGAAGCTGCCACCTTGTTTG GGTACCTGGTGGTGCCGGCGGGTGGTGGAGGCACGCTCCTGGGCGGCTACTTCGTGAACAGGTTCAAGCTCCGCGGCTCTGGGACCGTCCGGTTCTGCCTGCTGTGCACCCTGATCAGCCTGCTGTGCTTCTTGGTCTTCCTCACACACTGCCCCAACGTGCCCGTAGCGGGCGTGACGGCTGGCTATGGTGGAAGGTGAGACCCAGCAGCTGGTGCCACACCAATGGGCACTGGTGA
- the Slco4a1 gene encoding solute carrier organic anion transporter family member 4A1 isoform X3, producing MKPEWAARCAQSAERSAAAGPTGRINPVTGFPLSHLACDCLRDLLKPSPWGKMPQHVTVDKGFLSMPQLLFPSMPSATENGIDPTLPGITPVSLCSPHSPLDSCGQLLCEPRAEKHSSLGPREVRYVSVSEGPQDTECGWRAFAPRCLQVFNTPKGLLFFLCAASFLQGMTVNGFINTVITSIERRFDLHSYQSGLIASSYDIAACVCLTFVSYFGGNGHKPRWLGWGVLVLGSGSLVFALPHFTAGHYEVEVDEGARTCPANQSVVCADSTSGLSRYRLVFMLGQFLHGMGATPLYTLGVTYLDENVKSSYSPVYIAIFYTAAILGPAAGYLVGGAMLNVYTELGQRADHGESAVGWCLVDRLPGCWGCGLPHRHPYPRLPPAATRLPALRGHEGSRSTAERARPRGSEQPGPREDHPRPAPLHVAPPEEPHVHPALPGGGYRGHTHRRHVHVRTQVPRGPVQPERLRSCHLVWFKLRGSGTVRFCLLCTLISLLCFLVFLTHCPNVPVAGVTAGYGGR from the exons GATCAACCCGGTCACTGGATTTCCGCTCAGCCACTTGGCCTGCGACTGTCTCAGGGACCTACTGAAGCCCTCGCCCTGGGGCAAGATGCCCCAGCATGTCACGGTGGACAAGGGCTTCCTTTCCATGCCGCAGCTCCTCTTTCCCAGCATGCCCTCGGCCACTGAAAACGGGATTGACCCCACCCTGCCTGGCATCACCCCCGTCTCCCTGTGCTCCCCCCACAGCCCCCTGGACTCCTGCGGCCAGCTCCTGTGTGAGCCCAGGGCTGAGAAGCACAGCAGCCTGGGGCCCCGTGAGGTGCGCTACGTCTCCGTCTCTGAGGGTCCCCAGGACACAGAGTGCGGCTGGCGGGCCTTCGCACCCCGGTGCCTGCAGGTCTTCAACACGCCCAAGGGCCTCCTGTTCTTCCTGTGCGCGGCCTCCTTCCTGCAGGGTATGACCGTGAACGGCTTCATCAACACGGTCATCACCTCCATCGAGCGCCGCTTCGACCTGCACAGCTACCAGAGCGGGCTCATCGCCAGCAGCTACGACATCGCCGCCTGCGTCTGCCTCACCTTCGTCAGCTACTTTGGGGGCAACGGGCACAAGCCTCGCTGGCTGGGCTGGGGCGTGCTGGTGCTGGGCAGCGGCTCGCTGGTGTTCGCGCTGCCCCACTTCACGGCCGGCCACTACGAGGTGGAGGTGGATGAAGGGGCCAGGACGTGCCCGGCCAACCAGAGCGTGGTGTGTGCGGACAGCACCTCAGGCCTGTCCCGCTACCGGCTGGTCTTCATGCTGGGCCAGTTCCTGCACGGCATGGGCGCCACGCCCCTCTACACGCTGGGTGTCACCTACCTGGATGAGAACGTCAAGTCCAGTTATTCGCCCGTCTACATCG CCATCTTCTACACCGCGGCCATCTTGGGCCCTGCTGCTGGCTATCTGGTTGGAGGTGCCATGCTGAACGTGTACACGGAGTTGGGCCAACG AGCTGACCACGGAGAGTCCGCAGTGGGTTGGTGCCTGGTGGATCGGCTTCCTGGGTGCTGGGGCTGCGGCCTTCCTCATCGCCATCCCTATCCTCGGCTACCCCCGGCGGCTACCAG GCTCCCAGCGCTACGTGGCCATGAGGGCAGCAGAAGCACAGCAGAGAGAGCGCGGCCACGAGGCAGCGAGCAACCCGGCCCGCGGGAGGACCATCCGAGACCTGCCCCT CTCCATGTGGCGCCTCCTGAAGAACCCCACGTTCATCCTGCTCTGCCTGGCGGGGGCTACCGAGGCCACACTCATCGCCGCCATGTCCACGTTCGGACCCAAGTTCCTCGAGGCCCAGTTCAGCCTGAGCGCCTCCGAAGCTGCCACCTTGTTTG GTTCAAGCTCCGCGGCTCTGGGACCGTCCGGTTCTGCCTGCTGTGCACCCTGATCAGCCTGCTGTGCTTCTTGGTCTTCCTCACACACTGCCCCAACGTGCCCGTAGCGGGCGTGACGGCTGGCTATGGTGGAAGGTGA
- the Slco4a1 gene encoding solute carrier organic anion transporter family member 4A1 isoform X5: MKPEWAARCAQSAERSAAAGPTGRINPVTGFPLSHLACDCLRDLLKPSPWGKMPQHVTVDKGFLSMPQLLFPSMPSATENGIDPTLPGITPVSLCSPHSPLDSCGQLLCEPRAEKHSSLGPREVRYVSVSEGPQDTECGWRAFAPRCLQVFNTPKGLLFFLCAASFLQGMTVNGFINTVITSIERRFDLHSYQSGLIASSYDIAACVCLTFVSYFGGNGHKPRWLGWGVLVLGSGSLVFALPHFTAGHYEVEVDEGARTCPANQSVVCADSTSGLSRYRLVFMLGQFLHGMGATPLYTLGVTYLDENVKSSYSPVYIAIFYTAAILGPAAGYLVGGAMLNVYTELGQRTELTTESPQWVGAWWIGFLGAGAAAFLIAIPILGYPRRLPGSQRYVAMRAAEAQQRERGHEAASNPARGRTIRDLPLSMWRLLKNPTFILLCLAGATEATLIAAMSTFGPKFLEAQFSLSASEAATLFGSSSAALGPSGSACCAP; this comes from the exons GATCAACCCGGTCACTGGATTTCCGCTCAGCCACTTGGCCTGCGACTGTCTCAGGGACCTACTGAAGCCCTCGCCCTGGGGCAAGATGCCCCAGCATGTCACGGTGGACAAGGGCTTCCTTTCCATGCCGCAGCTCCTCTTTCCCAGCATGCCCTCGGCCACTGAAAACGGGATTGACCCCACCCTGCCTGGCATCACCCCCGTCTCCCTGTGCTCCCCCCACAGCCCCCTGGACTCCTGCGGCCAGCTCCTGTGTGAGCCCAGGGCTGAGAAGCACAGCAGCCTGGGGCCCCGTGAGGTGCGCTACGTCTCCGTCTCTGAGGGTCCCCAGGACACAGAGTGCGGCTGGCGGGCCTTCGCACCCCGGTGCCTGCAGGTCTTCAACACGCCCAAGGGCCTCCTGTTCTTCCTGTGCGCGGCCTCCTTCCTGCAGGGTATGACCGTGAACGGCTTCATCAACACGGTCATCACCTCCATCGAGCGCCGCTTCGACCTGCACAGCTACCAGAGCGGGCTCATCGCCAGCAGCTACGACATCGCCGCCTGCGTCTGCCTCACCTTCGTCAGCTACTTTGGGGGCAACGGGCACAAGCCTCGCTGGCTGGGCTGGGGCGTGCTGGTGCTGGGCAGCGGCTCGCTGGTGTTCGCGCTGCCCCACTTCACGGCCGGCCACTACGAGGTGGAGGTGGATGAAGGGGCCAGGACGTGCCCGGCCAACCAGAGCGTGGTGTGTGCGGACAGCACCTCAGGCCTGTCCCGCTACCGGCTGGTCTTCATGCTGGGCCAGTTCCTGCACGGCATGGGCGCCACGCCCCTCTACACGCTGGGTGTCACCTACCTGGATGAGAACGTCAAGTCCAGTTATTCGCCCGTCTACATCG CCATCTTCTACACCGCGGCCATCTTGGGCCCTGCTGCTGGCTATCTGGTTGGAGGTGCCATGCTGAACGTGTACACGGAGTTGGGCCAACG GACAGAGCTGACCACGGAGAGTCCGCAGTGGGTTGGTGCCTGGTGGATCGGCTTCCTGGGTGCTGGGGCTGCGGCCTTCCTCATCGCCATCCCTATCCTCGGCTACCCCCGGCGGCTACCAG GCTCCCAGCGCTACGTGGCCATGAGGGCAGCAGAAGCACAGCAGAGAGAGCGCGGCCACGAGGCAGCGAGCAACCCGGCCCGCGGGAGGACCATCCGAGACCTGCCCCT CTCCATGTGGCGCCTCCTGAAGAACCCCACGTTCATCCTGCTCTGCCTGGCGGGGGCTACCGAGGCCACACTCATCGCCGCCATGTCCACGTTCGGACCCAAGTTCCTCGAGGCCCAGTTCAGCCTGAGCGCCTCCGAAGCTGCCACCTTGTTTG GTTCAAGCTCCGCGGCTCTGGGACCGTCCGGTTCTGCCTGCTGTGCACCCTGA
- the Slco4a1 gene encoding solute carrier organic anion transporter family member 4A1 isoform X4 has translation MKPEWAARCAQSAERSAAAGPTGRINPVTGFPLSHLACDCLRDLLKPSPWGKMPQHVTVDKGFLSMPQLLFPSMPSATENGIDPTLPGITPVSLCSPHSPLDSCGQLLCEPRAEKHSSLGPREVRYVSVSEGPQDTECGWRAFAPRCLQVFNTPKGLLFFLCAASFLQGMTVNGFINTVITSIERRFDLHSYQSGLIASSYDIAACVCLTFVSYFGGNGHKPRWLGWGVLVLGSGSLVFALPHFTAGHYEVEVDEGARTCPANQSVVCADSTSGLSRYRLVFMLGQFLHGMGATPLYTLGVTYLDENVKSSYSPVYIAIFYTAAILGPAAGYLVGGAMLNVYTELGQRADHGESAVGWCLVDRLPGCWGCGLPHRHPYPRLPPAATSSMWRLLKNPTFILLCLAGATEATLIAAMSTFGPKFLEAQFSLSASEAATLFGYLVVPAGGGGTLLGGYFVNRFKLRGSGTVRFCLLCTLISLLCFLVFLTHCPNVPVAGVTAGYGGR, from the exons GATCAACCCGGTCACTGGATTTCCGCTCAGCCACTTGGCCTGCGACTGTCTCAGGGACCTACTGAAGCCCTCGCCCTGGGGCAAGATGCCCCAGCATGTCACGGTGGACAAGGGCTTCCTTTCCATGCCGCAGCTCCTCTTTCCCAGCATGCCCTCGGCCACTGAAAACGGGATTGACCCCACCCTGCCTGGCATCACCCCCGTCTCCCTGTGCTCCCCCCACAGCCCCCTGGACTCCTGCGGCCAGCTCCTGTGTGAGCCCAGGGCTGAGAAGCACAGCAGCCTGGGGCCCCGTGAGGTGCGCTACGTCTCCGTCTCTGAGGGTCCCCAGGACACAGAGTGCGGCTGGCGGGCCTTCGCACCCCGGTGCCTGCAGGTCTTCAACACGCCCAAGGGCCTCCTGTTCTTCCTGTGCGCGGCCTCCTTCCTGCAGGGTATGACCGTGAACGGCTTCATCAACACGGTCATCACCTCCATCGAGCGCCGCTTCGACCTGCACAGCTACCAGAGCGGGCTCATCGCCAGCAGCTACGACATCGCCGCCTGCGTCTGCCTCACCTTCGTCAGCTACTTTGGGGGCAACGGGCACAAGCCTCGCTGGCTGGGCTGGGGCGTGCTGGTGCTGGGCAGCGGCTCGCTGGTGTTCGCGCTGCCCCACTTCACGGCCGGCCACTACGAGGTGGAGGTGGATGAAGGGGCCAGGACGTGCCCGGCCAACCAGAGCGTGGTGTGTGCGGACAGCACCTCAGGCCTGTCCCGCTACCGGCTGGTCTTCATGCTGGGCCAGTTCCTGCACGGCATGGGCGCCACGCCCCTCTACACGCTGGGTGTCACCTACCTGGATGAGAACGTCAAGTCCAGTTATTCGCCCGTCTACATCG CCATCTTCTACACCGCGGCCATCTTGGGCCCTGCTGCTGGCTATCTGGTTGGAGGTGCCATGCTGAACGTGTACACGGAGTTGGGCCAACG AGCTGACCACGGAGAGTCCGCAGTGGGTTGGTGCCTGGTGGATCGGCTTCCTGGGTGCTGGGGCTGCGGCCTTCCTCATCGCCATCCCTATCCTCGGCTACCCCCGGCGGCTACCAG CTCCATGTGGCGCCTCCTGAAGAACCCCACGTTCATCCTGCTCTGCCTGGCGGGGGCTACCGAGGCCACACTCATCGCCGCCATGTCCACGTTCGGACCCAAGTTCCTCGAGGCCCAGTTCAGCCTGAGCGCCTCCGAAGCTGCCACCTTGTTTG GGTACCTGGTGGTGCCGGCGGGTGGTGGAGGCACGCTCCTGGGCGGCTACTTCGTGAACAGGTTCAAGCTCCGCGGCTCTGGGACCGTCCGGTTCTGCCTGCTGTGCACCCTGATCAGCCTGCTGTGCTTCTTGGTCTTCCTCACACACTGCCCCAACGTGCCCGTAGCGGGCGTGACGGCTGGCTATGGTGGAAGGTGA